The following proteins are encoded in a genomic region of Plasmodium coatneyi strain Hackeri chromosome 6, complete sequence:
- a CDS encoding ADP-ribosylation factor 1 codes for MGLFVSRLFNRLFQKKDVRILMVGLDAAGKTTILYKVKLGEVVTTIPTIGFNVETVEFRNISFTVWDVGGQDKIRPLWRHYYSNTDGLIFVVDSNDRERIDDAREELHRMINEEELKDAIILVFANKQDLPNAMSAAEVTEKLHLNTIRERNWFIQSTCATRGDGLYEGFDWLTTHLNNSK; via the exons ATGGGGCTGTTCGTGAGCAGATTATTCAATCGTCTCTTTCAGAAAAAGGACGTGCGGATTTTGATGGTCGGGTTGGACGCAGCAGGGAAGACGACCATTCTGTATAAAGTCAAGTTGGGTGAGGTGGTCACGACAATTCCGACGATAG GCTTCAACGTCGAAACAGTGGAGTTTCGGAACATCTCCTTTACCGTGTGGGACGTCGGAGGACAAGATAAG ATAAGACCCTTGTGGAGACACTACTATTCCAACACGGATGGATTAATTTTCGTCGTGGACAGCAATGACCGGGAGAGAATTGACGACG CGAGAGAAGAATTACACAGGATGATCAACGAGGAAGAGCTGAAGGACGCCATAATCCTGGTATTTGCGAACAAGCAGGATCTGCCAAATGCCATGTCTGCAGCTGAAGTGACGGAAAAGCTGCACCTTAACACGATCAGGGAGAGAAACTG GTTCATTCAATCTACATGCGCAACCAGGGGCGATGGACTCTACGAGGGATTCGATTGGCTCACCACTCATTTAAATAATTCAAAGTGA